From a single Syngnathus scovelli strain Florida chromosome 2, RoL_Ssco_1.2, whole genome shotgun sequence genomic region:
- the mdh1b gene encoding putative malate dehydrogenase 1B isoform X2 — protein MAKFVLAGQTDCPYYAKAELLADRLQRSLPNFQIHKISILPDEWTDWLQDTCKRNDWKHEESPLVWRELVHQGGKGMFLGGFNDFLEHCQNYYNITSDMAEELMESIAQENLETKISLIKEAQYHASLIQPLHIWISSALNPTCNMLIPSLLSAEGLSQASAISLHLLDLKGNEEELQSLKMETEDLAMPLLHQVTIHTDLEEAFHKAEIILLLDDCLSEDNDTEDVQQGQKIKAVADLYTEYGRLIDTRAKKDVKVIVSGRKLLNLRCSFLLKACSIDSRRFVAVATQLENEARAAIAKKLKVRTSEVTDIIVWGDVGDIFYVDLQRAKVFNYDGPIKGPPFFFHPVLEIIYDREWLDNDFQDIVRGQQAAVVSKTCHGADMSTANGILTVLKAWNRTSTPSQVFSVGVLCTDHSDIPGDVVLSVPVTFKDGHWSVASDVSVGDDLKQRLDLSASKLREKMSDATTGE, from the exons ATGGCAAAGTTTGTACTGGCTG GCCAAACGGACTGTCCATATTATGCCAAAGCGGAACTTTTGGCTGACAGATTGCAGCGTTCTTTGCCAAATTTCCAAATTCACAAGATCTCAATCCTTCCAGATGAATGGACG GACTGGCTACAAGACACATGCAAAAGAAATGACTGGAAACACGAAGAGTCCCCGCTGGTGTGGAGAGAATTGGTGCATCAAGGAGGCAAAGGGATGTTCTTAGGTGGCTTCAATGACTTTCTGGAGCACTGTCAG AACTACTACAACATCACATCAGACATGGCTGAAGAATTGATGGAAAGTATTGCTCAAGAAAACCTTGAAACCAAGATCAGTCTCATTAAGGAGGCGCAGTATCATGCCAGTCTCATCCAACCCCTCCACATATGGATCAGCAG CGCTCTGAACCCAACGTGCAATATGCTGATCCCCAGTCTGCTCTCTGCTGAGGGCTTGTCCCAAGCCTCTGCCATCAGCCTCCATCTTTTGGATCTGAAAGGCAATGAAGAAGAACTACAATCGCTGAAGATGGAGACAGAAGATCTGGCGATGCCTTTGCTTCATCAG GTGACCATTCACACTGATCTGGAAGAAGCTTTCCACAAAGCGGAGATCATCCTCCTGCTGGATGACTGCTTGTCTGAAGACAATGATACAGAAGATGTGCAGCAAGGACAGAAAATAAAAGCAGTGGCAGACCTGTACACTGAATATGGACGATTGATTGACACAAGGGCCAAAAAGGACGTGAAGGTGATCGTGTCGGGCCGCAAGCTTCTGAACCTCAGATGTTCCTTTCTACTGAAAGCCTGCTCAATTGACAGCCGTCGCTTCGTCGCTGTTGCAACTCAGTTGGAGAATGAAGCTAGAGCTGCCATCGCTAAAAAGCTCAAAGTGAGGACTTCAG AGGTGACAGACATCATTGTTTGGGGAGATGTTGGAGACATCTTCTACGTAGATCTCCAGAGGGCAAAGGTTTTTAATTATGACGGACCAATCAAAGGGCCCCCTTTCTTTTTTCACCCAGTGCTGGAGATTATCTACGACAG gGAATGGCTTGACAACGATTTCCAAGACATTGTGCGTGGTCAGCAGGCAGCTGTCGTCTCAAAGACCTGCCACGGAGCAGACATGTCAACTGCCAACGGGATCCTCACTGTCCTAAAGGCATGGAACAGGACCTCTACTCCCAGTCAGGTGTTCTCTGTGGGGGTCTTGTGCACAG ACCATTCCGACATCCCCGGCGACGTGGTCCTATCAGTGCCAGTGACCTTCAAAGATGGCCACTGGTCAGTAGCGTCCGACGTGTCTGTTGGAGATGATCTGAAGCAGAGACTTGATCTTTCTGCAAGTAAACTCAG GGAAAAGATGTCCGATGCCACAACAGGTGAATGA
- the fastkd2 gene encoding FAST kinase domain-containing protein 2, mitochondrial isoform X2, protein MSLWFTQVVVRCSLRSCIYSVKYCSSTVAGKNSCSSKQQLSHIYGTRQIHSWRATSFKNPVRFYSLDASLEPEKVVSPSVEGSLVLDEIQHPTDQRQGRSIFFKLLQQCSSPSDVLDLSQKYAATPRQISNCLTYMWSSIKKMSDEQRRCEVQLMFEHSAFEQLLGNAMTNVGSMQNEDLAYSLLAMVNLGVPQRSRVVQLYLRACQEKLNGFDEKSLSILASCLENMESTPNAVALKQGLRSAVEALLPRIKNIVALQTVMRLLGKDMPLDLKRKLERKAFSMTEQFTVPNTHHMISTMAKMGFYSKPLLDFCSQRITENLHGVPFNRLLKVLLSCRELRYRDLTLLTGISDYIASTIDIWSQKEVVLFLSMFENLAFCPASLMAAFAQRVIANPDTLTLKDLLCVLKVYSSLNYCLQLDREQFLQSLSKTLDFYLHSMSSSQLLKACYCLCLLGHFPFAPLEKLLQGATNLEVLRREATYVKKQEQMFQTLHLCLHLDQPVLPKPLSVPATMLGEGTSIVSSVNPSLSQLLRNFLADQADVVLQEMVTVENVYFIDAVISKAVAKQTLSEETQLQRMAVLCPAPSAFCFGTSQPRGPLAVKLRHLKLLGYIPITITEQVLKSEEKATQLLTQEIFPERTIST, encoded by the exons ATGTCACTGTGGTTTACACAAGTCGTCGTGAGATGTTCTCTGCGCTCCTGCATCTATTCGGTCAAATACTGCAGCTCCACAGTAGCAGGCAAGAACTCATGTTCTTCCAAACAACAATTATCACATATTTATGGCACGAGACAAATCCATTCGTGGCGGGCTACTAGTTTCAAGAATCCCGTGAGGTTCTATTCGCTGGATGCCAGTTTGGAACCAGAGAAGGTTGTCTCTCCCTCTGTGGAGGGGTCTTTGGTTCTGGATGAGATCCAGCATCCCACCGACCAGAGACAGGGAAGGTCCATTTTCTTTAAACTCCTACAGCAATGCAGCTCCCCATCAGATGTGCTTGACCTCAGCCAAAAATATGCGGCCACCCCTCGTCAAATCAGCAACTGCTTGACATATATGTGGTCCAGCATCAAGAAGATGTCAGATGAGCAGCGGCGTTGTGAGGTGCAGCTGATGTTTGAGCATTCTGCATTTGAACAACTGCTGGGAAACGCCATGACCAATGTGGGCTCCATGCAAAATGAAGACTTGGCTTACTCTCTTCTGGCTATGGTGAATTTAGGTGTGCCCCAAAGGAGCCGTGTGGTCCAGCTGTATCTCCGTGCTTGCCAG GAGAAGTTGAATGGCTTTGATGAGAAGAGTTTGTCCATTTTAGCCTCCTGTCTGGAAAATATGGAGAGCACCCCCAATGCTGTTGCACTGAAACAGGgtttgag GTCGGCAGTTGAAGCGCTCCTTCCCAGGATAAAGAATATCGTGGCGCTCCAAACTGTGATGCGTCTCTTGGGTAAAGATATGCCGCTAGACCTCAAACGGAAACTTGAG CGAAAGGCTTTCTCAATGACAGAGCAGTTCACCGTTCCCAATACACATCACATGATCTCCACCATGGCCAAAATGGGCTTCTATTCCAAACCACTGCTGGATTTCTGCAGTCAGAGAATTACAG AAAATCTCCACGGAGTCCCGTTTAACCGACTGTTAAAAGTGCTGCTTTCGTGCCGGGAGCTTCGCTACAGAGATTTGACCCTGCTCACCGGCATCTCCGACTACATTGCCTCCACGATAGACATATGGAGCCAAAAGGAG GTTGTCCTCTTCCTGTCGATGTTTGAGAACCTCGCCTTTTGTCCCGCCTCGTTGATGGCAGCATTTGCCCAAAGAGTCATCGCCAACCCAGACACTCTGACGCTTAAAGACCTTCTGTGTGTCCTCAAGGTGTACTCGTCCCTCAACTATTGCTTGCAGCTGGACAGAGAGCA GTTTCTGCAGAGCCTCAGCAAGACTCTGGACTTTTACCTGCACAGCATGTCAAGTTCCCAACTGTTAAAGGCTTGTTATTGTCTCTGCCTTCTTGGCCACTTCCCATTCGCACCTCTGGAGAAACTCCTACAGGGTGCCACCAACTTGGAGGTGCTGAGGAGAGAAG CGACGTACGTCAAGAAACAGGAGCAAATGTTTCAGACGCTCCACCTGTGCCTCCATCTTGACCAGCCTGTCCTCCCGAAGCCACTAAGTGTTCCTGCAACCATGCTGGGAGAAGGAACATCCATCGTTTCGTCGGTCAATCCGAGTCTCTCGCAGCTCCTGCGAAATTTCTTGGCTGACCAAGCTGATGTAGTGCTTCAAGAAATGGTGACGGTGGAGAACGTCTACTTCATAG aTGCCGTGATAAGCAAAGCCGTGGCAAAGCAAACCTTAAGTGAAGAAACGCAACTCCAAAG AATGGCAGTTCTTTGTCCGGCTCCTTCAGCTTTCTGCTTCGGTACGTCTCAACCCCGAGGTCCGCTGGCCGTCAAGCTTCGCCATCTTAAGCTTTTAGGCTATATTCCAATTACG ATAACGGAACAAGTGCTGAAGTCTGAAGAGAAGGCAACACAACTCCTAACACAAGAAATCTTTCCGGAAAGGACAATCAGCACCTAA
- the mdh1b gene encoding putative malate dehydrogenase 1B isoform X1 — protein MAKFVLAGQTDCPYYAKAELLADRLQRSLPNFQIHKISILPDEWTDWLQDTCKRNDWKHEESPLVWRELVHQGGKGMFLGGFNDFLEHCQNYYNITSDMAEELMESIAQENLETKISLIKEAQYHASLIQPLHIWISSALNPTCNMLIPSLLSAEGLSQASAISLHLLDLKGNEEELQSLKMETEDLAMPLLHQADHLNIINSFFVTSPIKAAIWLQVTIHTDLEEAFHKAEIILLLDDCLSEDNDTEDVQQGQKIKAVADLYTEYGRLIDTRAKKDVKVIVSGRKLLNLRCSFLLKACSIDSRRFVAVATQLENEARAAIAKKLKVRTSEVTDIIVWGDVGDIFYVDLQRAKVFNYDGPIKGPPFFFHPVLEIIYDREWLDNDFQDIVRGQQAAVVSKTCHGADMSTANGILTVLKAWNRTSTPSQVFSVGVLCTDHSDIPGDVVLSVPVTFKDGHWSVASDVSVGDDLKQRLDLSASKLREKMSDATTGE, from the exons ATGGCAAAGTTTGTACTGGCTG GCCAAACGGACTGTCCATATTATGCCAAAGCGGAACTTTTGGCTGACAGATTGCAGCGTTCTTTGCCAAATTTCCAAATTCACAAGATCTCAATCCTTCCAGATGAATGGACG GACTGGCTACAAGACACATGCAAAAGAAATGACTGGAAACACGAAGAGTCCCCGCTGGTGTGGAGAGAATTGGTGCATCAAGGAGGCAAAGGGATGTTCTTAGGTGGCTTCAATGACTTTCTGGAGCACTGTCAG AACTACTACAACATCACATCAGACATGGCTGAAGAATTGATGGAAAGTATTGCTCAAGAAAACCTTGAAACCAAGATCAGTCTCATTAAGGAGGCGCAGTATCATGCCAGTCTCATCCAACCCCTCCACATATGGATCAGCAG CGCTCTGAACCCAACGTGCAATATGCTGATCCCCAGTCTGCTCTCTGCTGAGGGCTTGTCCCAAGCCTCTGCCATCAGCCTCCATCTTTTGGATCTGAAAGGCAATGAAGAAGAACTACAATCGCTGAAGATGGAGACAGAAGATCTGGCGATGCCTTTGCTTCATCAGGCAGATCATTTGAATATAATTAATTCATTTTTTGTGACCTCACCAATAAAAGCAGCTATCTGGCTTCAGGTGACCATTCACACTGATCTGGAAGAAGCTTTCCACAAAGCGGAGATCATCCTCCTGCTGGATGACTGCTTGTCTGAAGACAATGATACAGAAGATGTGCAGCAAGGACAGAAAATAAAAGCAGTGGCAGACCTGTACACTGAATATGGACGATTGATTGACACAAGGGCCAAAAAGGACGTGAAGGTGATCGTGTCGGGCCGCAAGCTTCTGAACCTCAGATGTTCCTTTCTACTGAAAGCCTGCTCAATTGACAGCCGTCGCTTCGTCGCTGTTGCAACTCAGTTGGAGAATGAAGCTAGAGCTGCCATCGCTAAAAAGCTCAAAGTGAGGACTTCAG AGGTGACAGACATCATTGTTTGGGGAGATGTTGGAGACATCTTCTACGTAGATCTCCAGAGGGCAAAGGTTTTTAATTATGACGGACCAATCAAAGGGCCCCCTTTCTTTTTTCACCCAGTGCTGGAGATTATCTACGACAG gGAATGGCTTGACAACGATTTCCAAGACATTGTGCGTGGTCAGCAGGCAGCTGTCGTCTCAAAGACCTGCCACGGAGCAGACATGTCAACTGCCAACGGGATCCTCACTGTCCTAAAGGCATGGAACAGGACCTCTACTCCCAGTCAGGTGTTCTCTGTGGGGGTCTTGTGCACAG ACCATTCCGACATCCCCGGCGACGTGGTCCTATCAGTGCCAGTGACCTTCAAAGATGGCCACTGGTCAGTAGCGTCCGACGTGTCTGTTGGAGATGATCTGAAGCAGAGACTTGATCTTTCTGCAAGTAAACTCAG GGAAAAGATGTCCGATGCCACAACAGGTGAATGA
- the fastkd2 gene encoding FAST kinase domain-containing protein 2, mitochondrial isoform X1 has protein sequence MSLWFTQVVVRCSLRSCIYSVKYCSSTVAGKNSCSSKQQLSHIYGTRQIHSWRATSFKNPVRFYSLDASLEPEKVVSPSVEGSLVLDEIQHPTDQRQGRSIFFKLLQQCSSPSDVLDLSQKYAATPRQISNCLTYMWSSIKKMSDEQRRCEVQLMFEHSAFEQLLGNAMTNVGSMQNEDLAYSLLAMVNLGVPQRSRVVQLYLRACQEKLNGFDEKSLSILASCLENMESTPNAVALKQGLRSAVEALLPRIKNIVALQTVMRLLGKDMPLDLKRKLERKAFSMTEQFTVPNTHHMISTMAKMGFYSKPLLDFCSQRITENLHGVPFNRLLKVLLSCRELRYRDLTLLTGISDYIASTIDIWSQKEVVLFLSMFENLAFCPASLMAAFAQRVIANPDTLTLKDLLCVLKVYSSLNYCLQLDREQFLQSLSKTLDFYLHSMSSSQLLKACYCLCLLGHFPFAPLEKLLQGATNLEVLRREAATYVKKQEQMFQTLHLCLHLDQPVLPKPLSVPATMLGEGTSIVSSVNPSLSQLLRNFLADQADVVLQEMVTVENVYFIDAVISKAVAKQTLSEETQLQRMAVLCPAPSAFCFGTSQPRGPLAVKLRHLKLLGYIPITITEQVLKSEEKATQLLTQEIFPERTIST, from the exons ATGTCACTGTGGTTTACACAAGTCGTCGTGAGATGTTCTCTGCGCTCCTGCATCTATTCGGTCAAATACTGCAGCTCCACAGTAGCAGGCAAGAACTCATGTTCTTCCAAACAACAATTATCACATATTTATGGCACGAGACAAATCCATTCGTGGCGGGCTACTAGTTTCAAGAATCCCGTGAGGTTCTATTCGCTGGATGCCAGTTTGGAACCAGAGAAGGTTGTCTCTCCCTCTGTGGAGGGGTCTTTGGTTCTGGATGAGATCCAGCATCCCACCGACCAGAGACAGGGAAGGTCCATTTTCTTTAAACTCCTACAGCAATGCAGCTCCCCATCAGATGTGCTTGACCTCAGCCAAAAATATGCGGCCACCCCTCGTCAAATCAGCAACTGCTTGACATATATGTGGTCCAGCATCAAGAAGATGTCAGATGAGCAGCGGCGTTGTGAGGTGCAGCTGATGTTTGAGCATTCTGCATTTGAACAACTGCTGGGAAACGCCATGACCAATGTGGGCTCCATGCAAAATGAAGACTTGGCTTACTCTCTTCTGGCTATGGTGAATTTAGGTGTGCCCCAAAGGAGCCGTGTGGTCCAGCTGTATCTCCGTGCTTGCCAG GAGAAGTTGAATGGCTTTGATGAGAAGAGTTTGTCCATTTTAGCCTCCTGTCTGGAAAATATGGAGAGCACCCCCAATGCTGTTGCACTGAAACAGGgtttgag GTCGGCAGTTGAAGCGCTCCTTCCCAGGATAAAGAATATCGTGGCGCTCCAAACTGTGATGCGTCTCTTGGGTAAAGATATGCCGCTAGACCTCAAACGGAAACTTGAG CGAAAGGCTTTCTCAATGACAGAGCAGTTCACCGTTCCCAATACACATCACATGATCTCCACCATGGCCAAAATGGGCTTCTATTCCAAACCACTGCTGGATTTCTGCAGTCAGAGAATTACAG AAAATCTCCACGGAGTCCCGTTTAACCGACTGTTAAAAGTGCTGCTTTCGTGCCGGGAGCTTCGCTACAGAGATTTGACCCTGCTCACCGGCATCTCCGACTACATTGCCTCCACGATAGACATATGGAGCCAAAAGGAG GTTGTCCTCTTCCTGTCGATGTTTGAGAACCTCGCCTTTTGTCCCGCCTCGTTGATGGCAGCATTTGCCCAAAGAGTCATCGCCAACCCAGACACTCTGACGCTTAAAGACCTTCTGTGTGTCCTCAAGGTGTACTCGTCCCTCAACTATTGCTTGCAGCTGGACAGAGAGCA GTTTCTGCAGAGCCTCAGCAAGACTCTGGACTTTTACCTGCACAGCATGTCAAGTTCCCAACTGTTAAAGGCTTGTTATTGTCTCTGCCTTCTTGGCCACTTCCCATTCGCACCTCTGGAGAAACTCCTACAGGGTGCCACCAACTTGGAGGTGCTGAGGAGAGAAG CAGCGACGTACGTCAAGAAACAGGAGCAAATGTTTCAGACGCTCCACCTGTGCCTCCATCTTGACCAGCCTGTCCTCCCGAAGCCACTAAGTGTTCCTGCAACCATGCTGGGAGAAGGAACATCCATCGTTTCGTCGGTCAATCCGAGTCTCTCGCAGCTCCTGCGAAATTTCTTGGCTGACCAAGCTGATGTAGTGCTTCAAGAAATGGTGACGGTGGAGAACGTCTACTTCATAG aTGCCGTGATAAGCAAAGCCGTGGCAAAGCAAACCTTAAGTGAAGAAACGCAACTCCAAAG AATGGCAGTTCTTTGTCCGGCTCCTTCAGCTTTCTGCTTCGGTACGTCTCAACCCCGAGGTCCGCTGGCCGTCAAGCTTCGCCATCTTAAGCTTTTAGGCTATATTCCAATTACG ATAACGGAACAAGTGCTGAAGTCTGAAGAGAAGGCAACACAACTCCTAACACAAGAAATCTTTCCGGAAAGGACAATCAGCACCTAA
- the retreg2 gene encoding reticulophagy regulator 2, with protein MASAEESRRSPSVTPSSVGLESLFPSGTSEHPCGEGNPELEQLRELLQDWLLPYEPVLLWLQRLLVWERPLYSISVALTLNTLFWLLSYTSLRPLFLLSVSLLGLMLLERWKPKFLNVPIPRVEVSPVQSESMSTKQRLLSVPELSHHLAESYLTCCLFLHETLQYKRQNHGKFCAMMCSSCFVLAVVGHYVPGIMIFYILGLSVILWPLVVYHELIQRMYTGLEPILMKLDYSMKGQTEHRKHDKRKVKKEAEEGDEPRAETESESEEELSCFAPTVDVKTTALAMAITDSELSDEEASILESGGFSVSRATTPQLTDVSEDLDQQSLHSDPEESYLRDLPEFPSVEEFPSLEHNLLRFPLQGSGQGERSQASAPAEAEALSPASLLIQHLASPLHFVNTHFNGHGRPPGGDVATGEGASGQGGEEKGAAVNQGAHRSLEALSEQIVSTAISTVVQNTLSALLRSSEASEEPLLAEFLPHESPPGIMETFAQPTDATTPATVPDEDLETITTESATGDDVRDDTLVATEEEDFELLDQSELEQADEELDFSPERLLVGEASGPPQHQS; from the exons ATGGCGAGCGCCGAGGAGTCACGAAGAAGCCCCTCCGTCACACCTTCTTCGGTAGGCCTGGAGTCCCTGTTTCCCAGCGGCACATCGGAGCACCCTTGCGGCGAAGGGAACCCGGAGCTCGAGCAACTGCGGGAGCTCCTTCAAGACTGGCTTTTGCCGTACGAGCCTGTGCTGCTGTGGCTTCAGCGGCTGCTGGTGTGGGAGAGGCCGCTGTACAGCATCTCGGTCGCGCTCACGCTAAACACGTTATTCTG GCTCCTATCGTACACTTCCCTGCGCCCGCTCTTCCTATTGAGTGTCTCCCTCCTCGGGCTGATGCTGCTGGAGAGATGGAAGCCCAAATTCCTCAATGTCCCTA TTCCACGGGTTGAGGTTTCTCCCGTTCAAAG cgAATCGATGAGCACAAAGCAGCGTTTGCTCAGCGTTCCTGAGCTCAGTCACCACCTAGCGGAAAGTTACCTGACGTGCTGCCTGTTCCTGCACGAGACTCTACAGTACAAACGACAGAATCACGGAAAG TTCTGCGCCATGATGTGCAGCAGCTGTTTTGTACTGGCAGTTGTCGGACATTACGTGCCAGGAATCATGATCTTTTATATTTTAG GTCTTAGTGTGATTTTGTGGCCACTTGTGGTGTACCACGAACTGATCCAACGGATGTACACCGGCCTGGAGCCCATTCTGATGAAACTGGACTACAGCATGAAGGGACAGACCGAGCACCGCAAGCACGACAAGAGGA AGGTGAAGAAAGAGGCGGAGGAGGGTGACGAGCCACGAGCCGAAACGGAGAGCGAAAGTGAGGAGGAGCTCTCCTGTTTTGCCCCAACG GTGGATGTCAAGACGACGGCCCTGGCGATGGCCATCACTGACTCGGAGTTGTCTGACGAGGAGGCTTCTATATTGGAGAGCGGCGGGTTCTCCGTGTCCAGAGCCACGACCCCCCAACTGACGGATGTCTCTGAAG ACCTGGATCAGCAGAGTTTACACAGTGACCCAGAAGAGTCCTATCTTCGAGATCTGCCCGAGTTTCCCTCTGTCGAAGAGTTTCCGTCCTTGGAGCACAACCTCCTCCGCTTTCCGTTACAAGGCTCGGGCCAAGGTGAAAGGTCGCAGGCGAGCGCCCCCGCCGAGGCTGAAGCCTTGAGCCCCGCCAGCCTCCTCATCCAGCACCTGGCATCCCCGCTGCACTTTGTGAACACTCACTTCAACGGCCACGGGAGACCACCTGGAGGTGACGTGGCCACAGGGGAAGGAGCGTCGGGTCAGGGAGGAGAGGAGAAGGGCGCTGCCGTTAACCAGGGTGCACATCGCTCACTCGAGGCCCTAAGTGAGCAAATTGTGAGCACAGCCATCTCCACTGTGGTGCAGAACACTTTGTCAGCGCTGCTACGCTCCAGTGAGGCCAGCGAGGAGCCCCTCCTGGCTGAGTTCCTCCCTCATGAATCCCCCCCAGGCATTATGGAGACCTTCGCCCAACCCACTGACGCCACTACCCCCGCGACGGTACCCGACGAGGACTTGGAGACGATAACCACAGAGAGCGCCACCGGTGATGACGTACGCGACGATACACTGGTTGCTACCGAGGAAGAGGATTTTGAGCTTCTGGACCAAAGTGAACTCGAGCAAGCGGATGAGGAGCTGGACTTTAGCCCTGAAAGACTGTTGGTAGGGGAAGCCTCAGGACCTCCGCAGCATCAGTCATAG